Proteins encoded together in one Formosa sp. Hel3_A1_48 window:
- a CDS encoding rod shape-determining protein MreD, whose product MNSLLFSNIIRFIALVLLQVLICNQMNFLGSINPYIYILFILIYPVKNNRLSFILISFVLGILIDIFIDTGGAHAAASVTIAYMRPVFLKFSFGAAYEYQAIKFNDADLLPRVIYFTLLILIHHFILFILIIFDNSKAGMVVSNALSTGLFTLFLALTLTALFSRKEK is encoded by the coding sequence ATGAATAGTCTGTTATTTTCAAATATTATTCGATTTATAGCATTGGTCCTGCTGCAAGTCCTTATTTGCAATCAGATGAATTTTCTTGGAAGCATAAACCCTTATATTTACATTCTATTTATACTAATATATCCCGTTAAAAACAACCGCTTAAGCTTTATCCTTATCAGTTTTGTTCTCGGAATACTAATAGATATTTTTATAGATACTGGTGGGGCTCATGCGGCAGCTTCCGTAACTATAGCTTATATGAGACCAGTGTTCTTGAAATTTTCTTTTGGAGCAGCCTACGAGTATCAAGCCATCAAATTTAATGATGCCGATTTACTACCACGTGTTATTTATTTTACCTTACTGATTCTTATTCATCATTTTATTTTATTTATTCTGATTATTTTTGACAACTCAAAAGCCGGGATGGTCGTATCTAACGCATTAAGCACTGGGCTTTTCACACTCTTTCTTGCATTGACATTAACCGCACTTTTTAGTCGAAAAGAAAAATGA
- the mreC gene encoding rod shape-determining protein MreC, which translates to MQQLLNFFFKNRSTILFLILFLISFALTTQAHDYNKTKVINSAYQISGSIHGAFSKIGDYFYLKEENNLLLEENNRLKSLAFNTKTEQIESINVQKQFRLRPALVNKNSYRFLENYITIDKGEKDSIKEDFGVVTAKGIVGVIDKTSQKYARILSILNTKSKINAKLKKNNHFGTLGWDGEHHNIVQLNDVQDLAEITVGDTIVTSGFSYTFPENIPVGVVKSYLLNDTKDLYIINVELFNDMTNLRHVHVIENLDFTTLNSLNPSNE; encoded by the coding sequence ATGCAACAACTTCTGAATTTCTTTTTTAAAAACAGGTCTACCATCTTGTTTTTAATCTTGTTTTTAATTTCGTTTGCCCTTACCACACAAGCACACGACTATAATAAAACTAAAGTCATTAACTCTGCATATCAAATTTCAGGCAGCATACATGGAGCCTTTTCTAAAATTGGAGATTATTTTTATTTGAAGGAAGAAAATAACTTGCTTTTGGAAGAAAATAACCGGTTGAAGTCCTTGGCTTTCAATACAAAAACAGAACAGATTGAGTCTATAAATGTCCAAAAGCAGTTTCGACTCAGACCAGCTTTGGTTAATAAGAACAGTTATCGTTTTTTAGAAAATTACATCACCATAGATAAGGGTGAAAAGGACAGTATTAAAGAAGATTTTGGGGTTGTAACAGCTAAAGGGATTGTCGGAGTCATTGATAAAACTTCCCAAAAATATGCTCGTATACTCTCCATATTAAATACGAAAAGTAAAATTAATGCAAAGCTTAAAAAAAATAACCACTTCGGGACATTGGGTTGGGATGGTGAACACCATAATATTGTTCAATTAAACGATGTTCAAGATCTAGCTGAAATAACAGTAGGTGATACTATTGTTACAAGTGGTTTTTCATACACCTTCCCAGAAAACATTCCAGTTGGTGTTGTAAAGTCATACCTTTTAAACGACACTAAAGACCTGTATATTATAAATGTTGAATTATTTAACGACATGACGAATTTACGTCATGTTCATGTAATTGAAAATTTAGATTTCACTACACTAAACTCATTAAACCCAAGCAATGAATAG
- the gldC gene encoding gliding motility protein GldC gives MAKVHTSKIELNVELDENRIPEKLNWTAEDGGVSNAEAKAIFLSVWDAKAQESLRIDLWTKDMPVDEMKLFFHQTLTAMSDTFMRATQDEKMTATMKDFCAYFAEKLDLKQN, from the coding sequence ATGGCTAAAGTACATACATCAAAAATTGAATTGAATGTCGAATTGGATGAGAACCGTATTCCAGAAAAATTGAACTGGACTGCTGAAGACGGTGGGGTTTCAAATGCTGAGGCCAAGGCAATTTTTCTTTCCGTTTGGGATGCTAAGGCACAAGAATCATTACGCATCGATTTGTGGACAAAAGACATGCCCGTAGATGAGATGAAATTGTTTTTTCATCAAACTCTTACGGCCATGAGTGATACTTTTATGCGCGCCACCCAAGACGAGAAGATGACTGCTACAATGAAAGATTTTTGTGCTTATTTTGCTGAAAAGTTAGATTTAAAGCAGAATTAG
- a CDS encoding T9SS type B sorting domain-containing protein, with the protein MFKVLKLHKLFALLLFVLFFDTPLIAQLSRTHYIPPITTAQNSNALPQNQYLHISSPSTEAINVEVTQIGTGSTSYSLSNTAPLEIFIGSGETTPFVVSSLNTATKITNKGYIIQSEKPVYVSARLTGGNQNQAGSLVSKGLSGLGQTFRAGTFTNLKNFSSSNQDYLNFISVMATENNTQVNFTDIPADVVIENGTPLTTNLNVGESYIIALDPSITPSNRDGLIGALISSTKPIVVNCGSFNGSNSDGNGRDAGIDQIAPLETIAVDNQTFSEYVFVRANGYDAIERPLIVAHYDNTEVWTSGDSGSGVFQGSINAGEYLSLDGSLFSTQSSNGSNPGGNLYVWTSKTTFAYQGIGGTNNDANQELFFVPPLNCKAPRAIDNIPLIESSGSTGANFNGGITIVAEAGADVNINGAPTTAPPQVILGNSNFVTYLISGLSGNVSVTSDGQIYVSYYGASGAAALGGFYSGFIFKPEITSTALDVTVDNICIPFIELNLGSEETFDAYQWFFNGAPIVGATSETHIPTTPGYYQLEGIITDCSSVLSDNIPVSGCAGDSDDDGQNNNFDVDIDNDGILNTEESNCNFDFDLSSDVGLYFTASTTTSSENITSDPFEGFTNQIMHLSASPKVGNIQSTTTYQLVFDAPTHFKIEQAPATFTTGAMNDEEDYKLSVPADQTITVLNPDNQLLIDINYDGIYDNNVQEFTAFEIRFKLNSAALPTGNGTFSFQSYSASQFEIEYNNISEINSNSVAFQLTQACRSIDSDGDNIEDAVDLDSDNDGIFDVVESGNSALDTNGNGRVDGMDTNDSDSDGHHDLAQSPIDTDLDSIPDYLDLDSDNDGLFDLFEAGIGFNTLDMDNNGQIDLGFTDDNFNGSSDVAESIIPLDSDADGLPDFIELDSDADDCFDVDEAGFTGTLGVLSGTSIDTNGLVLGGDGYGLAIDTNADGLFDYQDLINITTQSLNTPLFVCEEGNITIEIILESNSDDYDNIFWEWSFDGGLTWTFVPETPSSFENVSTNTLEIFNVSDTYTNTFFRAQMQRTDVVCKSYYSDEVQLIVNPLPVIVEDVSLFQCDQDTDGITIFNLNEANELISVDYLNETFSFYFDESEALLGTPNSIADPVNYQNTNSDPTINPNQIFVRVETINGCSRVAQLDLFVSTTQIPTGFSIPPYQECFDDSDGSTTFDFSDSEATILGIFPPTQPLTVAYYESELDALSEINPILDIQNYENTSGVNQFIWVRVDSDIDNSCVGLGQYIDLIVNPIPVLNTPVDPYFCVGPPNSFNLNLANKYDAFVLDGQSAADFTVSYFISLTDAESSTSEIFTVTNSASFVQIVYKITNNTTGCYDIDTFEIDFIEIPAANQPADFSECDTNNDGIYLFDTSTLEAQILGGQTTMNIAYYDGLGNPLEDENGQIITSPFPDEFLSSSQTITAIVFNGICTDASIDISFLVNPNTNFSVDDIVICDGSSQLIQLNMEDSSSSFKYTWTLPDSTVVNTLQPELDVAQIGVYNISVTNLNGSCFFSQPFEVFESEGPSISMDNITIVEGTSNNSITIDEAALGSANYEFKLIDENGNLVSGYQDIGYFGQLTGGFYSLYVRDELRCEEVVITVPVLYIMNFFTPNGDGFNDTWKIKGIRSNNYNFSKISVFDRYGKLLKNMTINSNFWDGTYNGVLMPTNDYWYSIELTKIDGTHFVRQGHFTLRR; encoded by the coding sequence ATGTTTAAAGTTTTAAAACTTCACAAGCTATTTGCCCTTTTGCTCTTTGTGTTATTTTTTGATACTCCCCTTATTGCTCAATTAAGCCGCACTCATTATATTCCTCCAATTACTACTGCTCAAAACAGCAATGCATTACCTCAAAATCAATATCTGCATATTTCATCGCCAAGTACTGAAGCAATAAATGTAGAGGTTACTCAAATAGGAACTGGATCAACTTCTTATAGCCTTTCAAATACTGCACCGTTAGAAATTTTTATTGGTTCGGGTGAAACTACTCCTTTTGTTGTTAGTTCTTTAAACACAGCTACAAAAATTACAAATAAAGGATATATTATTCAGTCTGAAAAGCCTGTTTATGTTTCTGCTAGATTGACTGGTGGAAATCAAAATCAAGCAGGCTCATTGGTGTCAAAAGGGTTGTCTGGTTTAGGACAAACGTTTAGAGCAGGAACTTTCACAAACCTAAAAAACTTCTCTTCTTCAAATCAAGACTATTTGAACTTTATCTCAGTCATGGCGACTGAAAACAACACTCAAGTTAATTTTACAGACATTCCCGCTGATGTTGTTATAGAAAATGGAACTCCGTTAACGACCAATCTAAATGTTGGGGAGTCTTATATAATTGCGCTTGACCCATCGATCACTCCGTCAAACCGTGATGGCCTCATCGGTGCTCTTATTTCTTCTACAAAACCAATAGTTGTCAATTGTGGCTCATTCAATGGAAGTAATTCTGATGGCAATGGAAGAGATGCTGGCATTGACCAAATTGCCCCGCTAGAAACAATTGCAGTAGATAATCAAACTTTTAGTGAATATGTTTTTGTACGTGCCAATGGATATGATGCTATAGAGCGACCACTTATTGTTGCACATTATGACAATACTGAAGTTTGGACTTCAGGTGATTCTGGGTCAGGTGTTTTTCAAGGATCAATCAATGCAGGTGAGTACTTAAGTTTAGACGGAAGCTTGTTCAGCACCCAATCTTCAAATGGTTCCAATCCAGGGGGTAATTTATATGTGTGGACCTCTAAAACAACATTTGCCTATCAAGGGATTGGAGGTACTAATAACGATGCCAACCAGGAGTTGTTCTTTGTTCCGCCCTTGAATTGTAAAGCACCTCGTGCAATCGATAATATTCCACTTATTGAATCTTCAGGGTCAACAGGAGCAAACTTTAATGGAGGGATTACGATTGTTGCCGAAGCAGGTGCTGACGTCAACATTAACGGAGCGCCAACTACGGCACCCCCACAGGTGATTCTTGGAAATTCAAATTTTGTAACATATTTAATTAGTGGGTTGTCGGGTAATGTGAGTGTAACTTCAGATGGTCAAATTTATGTATCGTATTATGGTGCAAGCGGTGCTGCAGCTCTTGGGGGTTTTTATTCTGGGTTTATTTTTAAGCCTGAAATTACCTCAACAGCATTAGATGTTACGGTAGATAATATCTGTATTCCATTTATTGAATTAAACCTTGGCAGTGAAGAAACTTTTGATGCGTACCAGTGGTTTTTCAATGGTGCTCCAATCGTTGGAGCAACATCCGAAACCCATATTCCTACAACACCAGGGTATTATCAATTGGAGGGGATTATTACGGATTGTTCCTCAGTACTTTCAGATAATATTCCTGTGAGTGGTTGTGCAGGAGATTCAGATGATGATGGTCAGAATAATAATTTTGATGTTGACATCGATAATGATGGAATTTTAAATACTGAGGAGTCCAACTGTAATTTCGATTTTGATCTTTCGTCTGATGTTGGACTATATTTTACAGCATCTACAACAACGAGTTCAGAAAATATTACCTCAGATCCTTTTGAAGGTTTTACAAATCAAATTATGCACCTTAGCGCATCGCCAAAAGTCGGAAATATTCAAAGCACCACAACTTATCAATTGGTATTTGATGCACCAACACATTTTAAAATAGAACAAGCGCCTGCAACATTTACTACAGGTGCAATGAATGATGAAGAAGACTATAAACTAAGTGTTCCAGCGGACCAAACTATTACTGTATTAAATCCTGATAATCAATTGCTTATAGATATTAACTATGATGGAATTTATGATAATAATGTTCAAGAATTTACAGCTTTTGAAATTCGATTCAAACTGAATTCAGCAGCTCTACCCACAGGAAACGGCACATTTTCATTTCAATCCTACAGTGCAAGTCAGTTTGAAATTGAATACAATAATATTTCAGAAATAAATTCTAATAGCGTTGCTTTCCAACTTACGCAAGCCTGTCGATCTATAGATTCAGATGGAGATAATATTGAAGATGCAGTTGATTTAGATTCCGATAACGATGGAATTTTTGATGTTGTTGAAAGCGGAAACTCAGCCTTGGACACTAATGGCAATGGTAGGGTTGACGGCATGGACACAAATGATTCTGACTCAGATGGGCATCACGATTTGGCGCAAAGCCCCATTGACACAGATTTAGACTCAATACCTGATTATTTGGATTTGGATAGTGATAATGATGGGCTTTTTGATCTTTTTGAGGCAGGAATTGGTTTTAATACGCTGGATATGGATAATAACGGTCAAATTGATTTAGGGTTTACAGATGATAACTTCAACGGATCATCAGATGTTGCTGAGAGCATTATTCCATTAGATTCAGACGCCGACGGATTGCCAGATTTTATAGAGTTGGATTCAGATGCCGATGATTGTTTTGACGTTGACGAAGCCGGATTTACAGGAACTCTGGGGGTACTAAGCGGTACAAGTATAGATACGAATGGGCTGGTTTTGGGTGGAGACGGATATGGCCTTGCAATTGATACCAATGCAGATGGGTTGTTTGACTATCAAGACTTAATAAATATTACAACACAATCTTTGAATACCCCTTTATTTGTCTGTGAAGAAGGGAATATCACTATTGAAATTATTTTAGAAAGTAACTCCGATGATTATGATAACATTTTTTGGGAATGGAGTTTTGATGGAGGATTAACTTGGACTTTTGTGCCTGAAACACCATCTAGTTTTGAAAATGTAAGTACAAATACTTTGGAGATTTTTAATGTTTCTGATACATATACAAACACTTTTTTTCGAGCACAGATGCAAAGAACGGACGTAGTATGTAAATCTTATTATTCTGATGAGGTACAGCTCATTGTGAATCCATTGCCAGTAATTGTTGAAGATGTAAGCCTTTTTCAGTGCGATCAAGATACTGATGGAATTACAATATTTAATTTGAACGAAGCCAATGAACTTATTTCTGTAGATTATTTAAATGAAACCTTTAGCTTTTATTTCGATGAATCAGAAGCACTTCTTGGAACGCCAAACAGTATAGCAGATCCCGTAAATTATCAAAACACGAATTCAGATCCAACAATTAATCCCAACCAAATTTTTGTTCGAGTAGAAACAATTAATGGCTGTTCGCGTGTGGCTCAGCTAGACCTTTTTGTTTCGACAACCCAAATTCCTACTGGTTTTTCAATTCCTCCGTACCAAGAATGTTTTGATGACTCTGATGGCTCTACGACTTTTGATTTTAGCGATTCTGAAGCTACTATTTTAGGAATTTTCCCGCCTACTCAACCCCTTACAGTAGCCTATTATGAGTCTGAATTGGATGCCTTATCTGAAATCAATCCTATACTTGATATTCAAAATTACGAGAATACTTCAGGAGTCAATCAGTTCATTTGGGTTCGCGTAGACTCTGATATCGATAATTCGTGTGTTGGTTTAGGACAGTATATCGATTTGATAGTAAACCCAATACCTGTTTTGAACACCCCAGTTGATCCTTATTTTTGCGTTGGCCCTCCAAATTCTTTTAACTTAAATTTAGCTAATAAATATGATGCTTTTGTTTTGGATGGTCAATCTGCTGCCGACTTCACGGTAAGTTATTTTATAAGCTTAACAGATGCAGAAAGTTCTACCTCCGAAATTTTTACAGTAACCAATTCTGCTTCCTTTGTTCAGATTGTTTATAAAATAACAAATAACACTACAGGCTGTTATGATATTGATACTTTTGAAATTGATTTTATAGAAATACCAGCAGCAAATCAACCAGCAGATTTTTCAGAATGTGACACTAATAATGATGGAATTTATCTTTTTGACACATCAACTTTGGAAGCTCAAATTTTAGGAGGACAAACCACAATGAATATTGCATACTACGATGGTTTAGGAAACCCTCTTGAGGACGAAAATGGACAAATTATTACCAGCCCTTTTCCTGATGAGTTCTTATCATCATCTCAAACCATAACAGCAATAGTTTTTAATGGGATTTGCACAGACGCTTCAATAGATATATCATTTTTAGTGAATCCCAATACAAATTTTTCTGTGGATGATATTGTCATCTGCGATGGATCTTCTCAACTGATACAACTCAATATGGAGGACTCTTCATCCTCTTTCAAATATACTTGGACTTTACCGGATTCTACAGTTGTAAACACCCTGCAACCCGAGCTTGATGTAGCTCAAATTGGCGTTTACAATATTTCCGTTACAAACCTAAATGGCAGTTGTTTTTTTTCACAACCTTTTGAAGTATTTGAATCTGAAGGGCCATCAATTTCTATGGATAATATTACAATTGTGGAGGGGACTTCCAATAATTCAATCACTATAGACGAGGCTGCACTTGGGTCAGCAAATTATGAGTTTAAACTTATTGACGAAAATGGAAATTTGGTATCTGGATATCAAGATATTGGTTATTTTGGACAGCTTACAGGTGGATTTTATTCACTATATGTTCGAGACGAATTGCGCTGCGAGGAAGTTGTAATAACAGTACCTGTGCTATATATTATGAATTTCTTTACACCAAATGGAGATGGGTTCAATGATACTTGGAAAATCAAAGGGATACGTTCAAATAATTATAACTTTTCAAAAATTTCTGTTTTTGATCGTTATGGAAAGTTGTTGAAAAACATGACCATTAACTCAAACTTTTGGGATGGAACTTACAATGGTGTATTGATGCCAACAAATGATTATTGGTATAGTATCGAACTGACTAAAATTGACGGAACTCATTTTGTTCGTCAAGGGCATTTCACTCTGCGCCGCTAA
- the gldB gene encoding gliding motility lipoprotein GldB, which produces MSYTMIQINHLINKLKKIGVFLILLMCLSCNKNAQLEKEIEAISMDLKVERFDQAFMKITEKTLPFYKTAYPFLFPNHISDSVLLERTKDPIQKLIQKSVDSVFSDFQETEAEVIAFYKHLKYYNPSLKKPRVITVFSDVDYRNKVIVTDSIVLISIDNYLGADHEFYESFYSYIRKNLKRDQIVMDLADAYATRLINQPRRNTFLEELIYHGKKLYLKDLWVPLAEDSTKIGYNDNELFWANDNEFYIWQYFIENELLYSTDNKLVGRFITAAPFSRFNLELDSESPGALGRYIGWQIVRSYMENNSTSLLQMLQMDAQSLFNKAKYKPRK; this is translated from the coding sequence ATGAGTTACACCATGATTCAAATTAATCATTTGATAAATAAATTAAAAAAAATAGGCGTTTTTCTTATCCTATTGATGTGTTTGTCATGTAATAAAAATGCTCAATTAGAAAAAGAAATTGAAGCTATTTCAATGGATTTAAAAGTTGAACGTTTTGATCAAGCTTTTATGAAAATTACAGAAAAGACACTTCCATTTTATAAAACAGCTTACCCTTTTCTGTTTCCAAACCACATTTCTGACTCTGTCCTTTTAGAACGTACTAAAGACCCTATTCAAAAGCTGATTCAAAAGTCAGTTGATAGTGTTTTTAGTGATTTTCAAGAGACTGAAGCGGAGGTGATCGCTTTTTACAAACACCTAAAATATTATAATCCATCATTAAAAAAACCACGTGTCATAACAGTTTTTTCAGATGTTGATTACCGTAATAAAGTTATCGTCACAGACTCTATAGTTTTAATTAGTATTGATAATTATTTGGGTGCTGATCATGAGTTTTATGAAAGCTTTTATAGTTATATTCGGAAAAATTTAAAGAGGGATCAAATTGTGATGGACCTTGCTGATGCTTATGCAACTCGTTTAATAAATCAACCGAGGCGCAATACGTTTTTGGAAGAATTGATATATCATGGTAAAAAATTATATCTGAAAGATCTATGGGTTCCGTTGGCAGAGGACAGCACAAAAATTGGTTATAACGACAATGAGCTCTTTTGGGCAAATGACAATGAGTTTTATATCTGGCAATATTTTATAGAAAATGAATTATTGTACAGCACAGACAATAAACTTGTTGGACGTTTCATCACAGCAGCTCCCTTTTCACGCTTCAATTTGGAGCTCGATAGTGAATCTCCTGGCGCATTGGGACGATATATTGGATGGCAAATTGTGCGTTCCTATATGGAAAACAATTCAACTTCGTTACTTCAAATGCTTCAAATGGATGCGCAATCACTTTTTAATAAAGCAAAATACAAACCACGAAAATAA
- the mrdA gene encoding penicillin-binding protein 2 translates to MRKLLLLSLVFITGAIFIGRLFYLQVYQDESDSLESDNAIRKVYQYPKRGYIYDRSGTLLVANQPTYDVVVVPREVEKLDTVLFCSLLDIDKSQFLKSYNRAKRYSPRLPSVFLSHLSKEDYAFLSEKLRKFKGFYVQKRAVRDYQTEIGANVLGYIAEVNPDNISTDGYYKLGDLIGKQGVEKSYEKDLRGIKGVKYIQKDIYNRDIGSYKNGQFDTLPLPGKNITLTIDATLQEYGEKLMQNKMGGIVAIEPSSGELLTIVSAPSYNPSLLVGRERSKNYTKLYRDSIHRPLFDKALIRMHVPGSPFKTLVALAALQENVISKQETIFCSEKYVYGKNRRVMKCHCGGGYRNLFSSISNSCNSYFAMAFRKTIDKYDNASVGMDVWSDHIKSFGLGNFLGNDLSVGKKGNIPDGAYYDAWYPDFRWGATTVLSNAIGQGEILVTPIQLANMTAAIANKGFYFTPHIIKSIEGESINEKFTEKKETTIHPSYFEPVIEGMHKVYTNGTASFLKVPGIDICGKTGTAENFTKIDGVKTQLTDHSIFVAFAPKEDPKIAIAVLVENGYYGARWAGRIASLMIEKYLKGEVSLKYMERLVLNKSLEEEYLKPYSGKPFKINK, encoded by the coding sequence ATGAGAAAGCTATTACTTCTAAGTCTTGTTTTCATAACCGGTGCCATTTTCATTGGAAGATTATTCTATTTGCAAGTGTACCAAGACGAGTCTGATAGCCTGGAAAGTGACAATGCAATTCGAAAAGTATATCAATACCCAAAACGCGGATATATATATGACCGCAGTGGTACCTTACTCGTTGCAAATCAGCCTACCTATGACGTTGTTGTTGTCCCTAGAGAAGTTGAAAAACTAGATACTGTACTATTTTGTTCACTACTAGATATAGATAAAAGTCAATTTTTAAAGTCATACAATAGAGCAAAACGCTACTCACCACGTTTGCCTTCTGTTTTTTTGTCCCATCTCTCCAAGGAGGATTATGCTTTTTTGTCAGAAAAACTAAGAAAATTCAAGGGATTTTATGTTCAAAAAAGAGCCGTACGTGACTATCAAACTGAAATCGGCGCTAATGTCCTGGGGTACATTGCAGAAGTTAATCCAGATAATATCTCAACCGATGGTTACTACAAGTTAGGAGATTTAATCGGGAAGCAAGGGGTGGAGAAATCGTATGAAAAAGATTTAAGAGGAATAAAAGGGGTGAAATACATTCAAAAAGATATTTATAATCGGGACATTGGATCCTATAAAAATGGACAGTTTGACACCTTGCCCTTGCCTGGCAAAAATATCACTCTAACCATAGATGCAACGCTTCAAGAATATGGAGAAAAATTGATGCAAAACAAAATGGGGGGTATTGTTGCAATTGAGCCAAGTAGCGGAGAGTTATTGACTATCGTTTCAGCTCCATCCTACAACCCTTCATTGCTGGTAGGAAGAGAGCGATCCAAAAATTACACAAAACTTTATAGAGATTCTATTCATAGACCACTTTTTGACAAAGCACTCATAAGAATGCATGTGCCCGGATCTCCTTTTAAAACGCTTGTTGCTTTGGCTGCACTTCAAGAAAATGTAATCTCAAAACAAGAAACAATATTTTGCTCAGAAAAATATGTTTACGGGAAAAACAGACGTGTAATGAAATGTCACTGTGGAGGTGGCTATAGGAACTTGTTTTCAAGCATCAGTAATTCTTGTAATTCTTATTTTGCAATGGCTTTCCGAAAAACCATTGATAAGTACGATAATGCAAGTGTTGGAATGGATGTTTGGAGTGATCATATAAAGAGCTTTGGATTAGGAAACTTTTTAGGAAATGACCTATCCGTTGGAAAAAAAGGAAATATTCCAGACGGAGCTTATTATGATGCTTGGTATCCAGATTTTAGATGGGGTGCTACTACCGTTCTTTCGAATGCTATAGGGCAGGGAGAAATTTTAGTCACGCCAATACAATTGGCAAATATGACAGCAGCCATTGCAAACAAAGGGTTTTATTTCACACCTCATATCATAAAGTCCATAGAAGGAGAATCAATTAATGAAAAGTTTACTGAAAAAAAAGAAACTACAATTCACCCAAGCTATTTCGAGCCCGTAATTGAGGGCATGCATAAAGTCTACACAAATGGTACTGCAAGTTTTTTAAAAGTCCCAGGGATTGATATATGCGGAAAAACAGGAACTGCTGAAAATTTCACAAAAATTGACGGCGTAAAAACGCAGCTCACAGATCATTCTATTTTTGTAGCCTTTGCCCCAAAAGAAGATCCTAAAATAGCTATAGCTGTATTAGTGGAAAACGGATACTATGGCGCTCGATGGGCTGGTCGAATTGCCAGCTTAATGATTGAAAAATACTTGAAAGGAGAGGTCAGTTTAAAATATATGGAACGACTTGTTTTAAATAAGAGTTTAGAAGAGGAGTACCTAAAACCGTATAGCGGGAAACCATTTAAAATCAATAAATAA
- the rodA gene encoding rod shape-determining protein RodA: MNLNRANSFQLDWLVVLIYLVLVLFGYFNIVSAATAGEFSSYFDLTQPYGKQSVFIGLSLVSIVLILSIDAKFYERFASVIYLASMVVLAGLFIFGKKINGAMSWYEIGGMTLQPSEFAKFATALAVAKYVSDLQTNIKNVKDQFQAALIVAVPAILILLQNDAGSTLVFAGLIFVFYREGIPQKYIFLGAILITIAVATLKFSALFVTSIIAICLVIYQLFFKRKKKKVRGSLLILGLCAVLSFTTEWSFDTVLQKHQRDRIELWLRLEKDPDKLRVMRRNISYNLNQSEKAIRSGGLTGKGFKEGTRTKGKFVPEQHTDYIFSTVAEEWGFLGSSTVVILFVVLIGRILFLSERHKSQFSRAYGYGVASIIFVHFLINIGMVMGLIPTIGIPLPFLSYGGSGLLAFTILIFIFLKLDANRLNVW, translated from the coding sequence ATGAATCTCAACAGAGCAAATAGCTTTCAATTAGACTGGTTAGTCGTCCTGATTTACTTGGTGCTCGTTTTGTTCGGATACTTTAATATAGTTTCAGCAGCAACAGCTGGAGAGTTCAGCTCGTATTTCGATCTTACTCAGCCGTACGGAAAACAAAGTGTTTTCATTGGACTTTCTCTTGTCTCTATTGTATTGATTCTTTCTATTGACGCCAAATTTTACGAACGTTTTGCTAGTGTTATTTACTTGGCCTCAATGGTAGTATTAGCAGGGCTATTTATTTTTGGCAAAAAGATAAATGGAGCTATGTCTTGGTATGAAATTGGAGGCATGACCTTACAGCCAAGTGAATTTGCGAAATTTGCAACAGCTTTAGCTGTAGCCAAGTATGTTAGTGACTTGCAAACAAATATAAAAAATGTTAAAGACCAATTTCAAGCAGCACTTATTGTGGCAGTTCCTGCAATTTTAATTCTACTCCAAAATGATGCTGGAAGCACCCTTGTTTTTGCAGGGCTTATTTTCGTATTTTACAGAGAAGGAATTCCTCAAAAATATATTTTTTTGGGGGCTATTCTCATTACTATTGCTGTTGCAACACTAAAATTTTCAGCACTTTTCGTGACCAGTATTATTGCAATTTGTCTTGTAATTTATCAACTTTTTTTCAAACGAAAGAAAAAGAAAGTTAGAGGTTCATTGCTAATCCTAGGTTTATGTGCGGTCCTCAGTTTTACAACTGAATGGAGTTTTGATACTGTTTTACAAAAACACCAGAGAGATCGCATTGAACTGTGGTTGAGACTTGAAAAAGACCCTGATAAACTAAGGGTTATGCGGCGGAATATTTCTTATAATCTAAATCAATCAGAAAAAGCAATACGCTCTGGCGGTCTTACAGGAAAAGGATTTAAGGAGGGTACGCGAACGAAGGGAAAATTTGTACCTGAACAACATACCGACTATATTTTTAGCACAGTGGCAGAGGAATGGGGGTTTTTGGGGAGCAGCACAGTAGTCATTCTTTTTGTGGTGTTAATTGGCCGTATTTTATTTCTGTCTGAACGACATAAATCACAGTTCAGTAGAGCCTACGGATACGGTGTAGCCTCAATTATTTTTGTGCATTTTTTAATTAATATTGGCATGGTTATGGGCCTTATTCCAACTATTGGTATTCCACTTCCATTCCTAAGCTATGGCGGATCTGGATTATTGGCATTTACAATTTTAATTTTTATATTTTTAAAATTAGACGCCAATCGACTGAATGTATGGTAA